A section of the Streptomyces sp. NBC_01591 genome encodes:
- a CDS encoding DEAD/DEAH box helicase → MTAQQSSRQPIPGTGTSLPPGAQIVVRDEEWLVKNVTRTDHDGDRIEAVGISEFVRDQEAVFFTGLERTRDGAPGIELMDPAKTTLISDDSPNFRRSRLFLEAILRKTPLPQSERGLALADSFLLDSLPYQQRPAQLALSGRNLRPRMLIADVVGLGKTLEIGLTLAELIRRGRGERILVVTPQHVLEQFQHELWTRFAIPLIRLDSAGIERIQREIPAGRNPFTFFKRVIVSIDTLKNTDQYKHHLEHIRWDAVVIDESHNLINRGSLRNQLAQLLAPQTDALILASATPHNGNARSFAELIALLDPAAIRDPERYSAEDIKHLFIRRTKVSAEVREKMSGQWADRGPSESVHCPATPAEEKIFEELAQVWLPAEGRSVSEVPLFPYTLLKSFLSSHAALSSTVETRIKTLEKKNDPDATATELAALQRLRELTAGLTAQDSSKFAALVEQLKAIGVGPRSETRVVVFSERVQTLEWLRSAVPAALGFKGKALEEAARVMHGGLSDEQQMQCVEDFGLADAPVRILFTGDVASEGVNLHRQCHQLIHYDVPWSLIRIEQRNGRIDRYGQVHKPQFRALILTSEVDGAKDDRTVAERLLEREDEAHRSLGTAEAVSGLYRAEAEEKSLIQDLLKGRTVDESLQHTADEAGGADDFLAGFFAQVDDVSAEPTSEASTSASAPDDSSAPPKAHVPRLFTTTREFVDEAVREVFPDAQQSLGMDRDPESGLISFKPPVDLVHRLKALPPDYRREQRLSERLLVTLNRKLADRALVRARESGTSSWPEISLLTDLHPVVEWLTDKVLVKLGRQEAPVITADVEAPVYLVQGIYSNALGRPTVVKWMAVTGEDVTDDMVGTLREAGIGPTMANPLRPHDVDGLRAGIPAALDAAEAFLSRHSSEWDKALLAPIEEYRQRLGQWEQPTLAGEETKDALSRLADSLLTTGRPMLRVLAVLDSAHGSAAHA, encoded by the coding sequence GTGACCGCCCAGCAGTCCAGTCGGCAGCCCATCCCAGGCACCGGTACGAGTCTCCCGCCCGGCGCCCAGATCGTCGTACGCGATGAGGAATGGCTGGTCAAGAACGTCACCCGGACCGATCATGACGGCGACCGCATCGAAGCCGTCGGGATCTCCGAGTTCGTCCGCGATCAGGAAGCCGTCTTCTTCACCGGCCTGGAGCGCACCCGCGACGGCGCGCCCGGCATCGAGCTGATGGACCCCGCCAAGACCACTCTGATCAGCGACGACTCGCCAAACTTCCGCCGCAGCCGGCTCTTCCTCGAAGCGATTCTCCGCAAGACCCCGCTGCCCCAGTCCGAGCGCGGTCTGGCCCTCGCCGACAGCTTCCTGCTCGACTCGCTCCCCTACCAGCAGCGGCCCGCACAGCTCGCGCTCTCGGGCCGGAACCTGCGCCCGCGCATGCTGATCGCGGACGTCGTCGGCCTCGGCAAGACCCTGGAGATCGGGCTCACCCTCGCGGAGCTGATCCGCCGCGGCCGCGGTGAGCGGATCCTCGTCGTGACCCCGCAGCACGTTCTGGAGCAGTTCCAGCACGAGCTGTGGACACGGTTCGCCATCCCGCTGATCCGCCTAGACTCCGCGGGCATCGAGCGGATCCAGCGGGAGATCCCGGCGGGCCGAAACCCCTTCACGTTCTTCAAGCGCGTGATCGTCTCGATCGACACCCTCAAGAACACCGATCAGTACAAGCATCACCTGGAGCACATCCGGTGGGACGCCGTCGTCATCGACGAGTCGCACAACCTGATCAACCGCGGTTCGCTGCGCAACCAGCTCGCGCAGCTCCTCGCCCCGCAGACGGACGCCCTCATCCTCGCCAGCGCCACCCCGCACAACGGCAACGCCCGCTCGTTCGCCGAGCTGATCGCACTGCTCGACCCGGCGGCGATCCGTGACCCGGAGCGGTACTCGGCCGAGGACATCAAGCACCTGTTCATCCGCCGCACCAAGGTCAGCGCCGAGGTACGGGAGAAGATGTCCGGCCAGTGGGCCGACCGGGGCCCTTCCGAGTCGGTGCACTGCCCGGCGACCCCGGCCGAGGAGAAGATCTTCGAGGAGCTGGCCCAGGTCTGGCTGCCCGCCGAGGGCCGCTCGGTGAGCGAGGTCCCACTCTTCCCGTACACGCTGCTCAAGTCCTTCCTCTCCTCGCACGCCGCCCTGAGCTCGACGGTCGAGACCCGTATCAAGACGCTGGAGAAGAAGAACGACCCGGACGCGACGGCCACCGAACTGGCCGCTCTCCAGCGTCTGCGGGAGCTGACGGCCGGTCTGACCGCGCAGGATTCGTCCAAGTTCGCTGCTCTCGTCGAGCAGTTGAAGGCGATCGGGGTCGGGCCGCGCAGCGAGACACGCGTCGTGGTCTTCTCCGAGCGCGTCCAGACCCTGGAGTGGCTGCGGTCCGCCGTGCCGGCCGCGCTCGGTTTCAAAGGCAAGGCCCTGGAGGAAGCGGCCCGTGTGATGCACGGCGGCCTCTCCGACGAGCAGCAGATGCAGTGCGTCGAGGACTTCGGTCTCGCCGACGCACCCGTACGCATCCTCTTCACCGGTGATGTGGCCTCCGAGGGTGTCAACCTCCACCGGCAGTGCCATCAGCTCATCCACTACGACGTTCCGTGGTCGCTGATCCGCATCGAGCAGCGCAACGGCCGTATCGACCGTTACGGGCAGGTCCACAAGCCGCAGTTCCGCGCCCTGATCCTGACCAGCGAGGTGGACGGCGCGAAGGACGACCGCACGGTCGCCGAGCGTCTCCTTGAGCGGGAGGACGAGGCACACCGCTCGCTCGGCACGGCGGAGGCGGTCTCCGGCCTGTACCGCGCGGAGGCCGAGGAGAAGTCGCTGATCCAGGACCTCCTCAAGGGCCGCACGGTCGACGAGTCGCTCCAGCACACCGCCGATGAGGCGGGCGGGGCGGACGACTTCCTGGCCGGCTTCTTCGCCCAGGTCGACGACGTGTCCGCCGAGCCCACCTCGGAGGCCTCCACGTCCGCGTCTGCGCCGGACGATTCCTCGGCACCGCCGAAGGCCCACGTGCCCCGTCTCTTCACGACCACCCGCGAGTTCGTCGACGAGGCGGTACGAGAGGTCTTCCCGGACGCCCAGCAGTCCCTCGGGATGGACCGCGACCCCGAGAGCGGCCTGATCTCCTTCAAGCCCCCGGTCGACCTGGTGCACCGGCTGAAGGCGCTTCCGCCCGACTACCGCCGCGAGCAGCGCCTGAGCGAGCGCCTGCTGGTCACCCTCAACCGCAAGCTGGCCGACCGCGCCCTCGTACGGGCCCGCGAGTCGGGCACCTCCAGCTGGCCGGAGATCTCCCTGCTCACCGACCTCCACCCGGTGGTGGAGTGGCTGACCGACAAGGTCCTCGTGAAGCTGGGCCGCCAGGAGGCCCCGGTCATCACAGCCGATGTCGAGGCCCCCGTGTACCTCGTTCAGGGCATCTACTCCAACGCCCTTGGCCGCCCGACGGTCGTGAAGTGGATGGCCGTCACGGGCGAGGACGTCACGGACGACATGGTGGGGACACTGCGCGAGGCGGGCATCGGCCCGACGATGGCCAATCCGTTGCGGCCCCACGACGTGGACGGCCTGCGGGCCGGCATCCCGGCGGCCCTGGACGCCGCCGAGGCCTTCCTCTCGCGCCACAGCTCGGAGTGGGACAAGGCGCTCCTCGCCCCGATCGAGGAGTACCGGCAGCGCCTGGGCCAGTGGGAACAACCCACCCTCGCGGGCGAGGAGACCAAGGACGCCCTCTCCCGCCTCGCCGACTCCCTGCTGACGACGGGCCGCCCGATGCTGCGCGTCCTGGCCGTCCTCGACTCAGCCCACGGCTCCGCCGCGCACGCCTAG
- a CDS encoding class I SAM-dependent DNA methyltransferase, whose translation MTYDSLVNRGDYFSAHYLAEVFPKDLKSGLLAAWKTREEEAKSSFSDSEQEPDPDALPVTPRLGLRALRRPYFRTRAFFAEAAVTPDDATTYDAPEWRERATSLNASVLRAFGYDAKPQTLTVSRADHTYEIPVAHAEPGLVAVDCGWAAEPDAALDPDGPGRLLTPVQLDASNSLRTGSKLASFLFASEDAPRYVLLLAGGVIVLADRAAWGEGRYLAASLDTALDRNNTKDGQELDTLAALFGADSLRTPEEGGENPLAGLIDKSTKHAVGVSSELRDGLRESVELIANEVLERITSHDGVRLEDVKELPELSRQLARESFRYLYRILFLLYAEARPELGILPSDYPEYHQGYGLGRLGELVAERDLVGEKAREGVYLYESLDLLFSKVQEGYRPRRTHGVSAKDSEDVGLRFEPLHSKLFEPESIRLIGAESVKDPRHDDDSDERPRYLDTRLRNATLYKVLRKLMLTRGRKGERGGFISYAQLGINQLGAVYEGLMSYAGFIAGEELYEVAKNGDPKDGSWLIPSSKADEYADSVFVCRRDEETGADVRVRYRPGSFVYRLSGRDRQTSASYYTPESLTKVTVQLALQHRLDQDDTVTEARELLDWKICEPALGSGAFLNEAINQVAAEYLRRRQEETGQAIDTEQHPVELQKAKAYIALHNSYGVDLNSTAVELAEVSLWLNTMHPGMEAPWFGLHLRRGNSLIGGRREIYGPERLKKGGWLGATPERFPLKDAGSGLPSGSVHHFLLPAKEWGAVAAEKEAKALAPEEAKALGAWRKAITKSPSAKQTARLQGLARRAEYLWQLVVRRLEISERDISRKIDVWGTEPEWLRQPVEAVQREEVLADLEAVDTPYWRLKTLMDAWCALWFWPVQEASLLNGTNPRYRQAAELAEQSAAYEVAVSGAEDEDESASVLMSWEEEALPGFGTEAKQLSLTQEAVAKRRMGRRKESIADRRREVIPLANLDDWLDFAESLLGTQDVPAESLIAEFESLTELTPYEDALPDLMGMDRSYWLESRFPWAARSKDIATQQGFFHWELEYAQVFKRGGYDLQVGNPPWVRPRWQEDLVLAESEPWFVLAEKPGAAEWRLRRDEVLSADKGSRASFLDELAVHSGFVAALGSPAVYPMLVGTQGDLYRAFMAQVWRHATQRGSAGLIHPDTHFGGVREGLIRGAAYRHLRVHAHFVNSANWAFEDLDRAQEFAMHIYGRSREPDFLHLSELRDAEALPASLAHDGHGEAPGIKHNGSWDIRPHRERVVHVDTDLLASWQALTGSTGPAAQTPLLYPVLRSEQGAIEALAGHHGTLADYQPLITSGYHEATARKDGLIRWGNQAVPSLSDVILQGPHFAAALPCSKEPRIPCRSNRDWDLLATTELSEDYVPVTNYVRATDETTYLTAQDSWRGAPSTSHFRLAWRRMIPFNTSRSLQAALIPPGPAHVHAVHSAALADGRLTALNAGFWATLPLDYLLRITGRSDLQVVEATKMPAPDPKHPLAAALLLRTLRMNALTIHYAPLWAELFDLRWAGYEDWANPHWPRLSPLAADLKPTWEYATPLRTEYERRAALVELDALVAVWLGIAADQLVAIFKSRYPQLYNYESATYFDANGRKIAGDFNTYGHAQTKEDYRALLDHLASPATTPPPEGYTAPFYKADRETEMRAAHAHFSARLDAEIAAGRWTPPVKADA comes from the coding sequence ATGACGTACGACTCCCTGGTCAACCGCGGTGACTACTTCTCCGCGCACTACCTGGCCGAGGTCTTCCCGAAGGACCTCAAGTCCGGGCTCCTCGCGGCCTGGAAGACCCGCGAGGAGGAGGCCAAGTCCTCGTTCTCTGACTCCGAGCAGGAACCTGACCCGGACGCCCTCCCGGTCACGCCCCGCCTGGGTCTGCGCGCCCTGCGCCGCCCGTACTTCCGTACCCGCGCCTTCTTCGCGGAGGCGGCGGTCACGCCCGACGACGCGACGACGTACGACGCACCCGAGTGGCGCGAGCGCGCGACTTCCCTCAATGCCTCCGTTCTCCGCGCCTTCGGCTACGACGCCAAGCCCCAGACCCTGACGGTGTCCCGGGCGGACCACACGTACGAGATCCCCGTCGCGCACGCCGAACCGGGCCTGGTGGCCGTCGACTGCGGCTGGGCTGCCGAACCCGACGCGGCCCTGGACCCGGACGGCCCCGGCCGCCTCCTCACCCCCGTACAGCTGGACGCGTCCAACTCCCTCCGTACGGGCTCGAAGCTGGCCTCGTTCCTCTTCGCAAGCGAGGACGCGCCGCGTTACGTGCTGCTGCTCGCCGGCGGCGTGATCGTCCTCGCGGACCGGGCGGCGTGGGGTGAGGGCCGCTACCTGGCGGCCTCCCTGGACACGGCCCTGGACCGCAACAACACCAAGGACGGCCAGGAACTCGACACCCTGGCCGCGTTGTTCGGCGCGGACTCGCTGCGCACTCCGGAGGAGGGCGGCGAGAACCCGCTCGCCGGGCTCATCGACAAGTCGACGAAGCACGCGGTGGGCGTCTCGTCGGAACTCCGGGACGGCCTGCGCGAGTCGGTGGAACTCATCGCGAACGAGGTCCTGGAACGGATCACCAGCCATGACGGCGTCCGCCTGGAGGACGTCAAGGAACTCCCGGAACTCTCTCGGCAGCTGGCCCGCGAGTCGTTCCGCTACCTGTACCGCATCCTGTTCCTCCTGTACGCGGAGGCCCGCCCGGAGCTGGGCATCCTGCCGTCGGACTACCCGGAATACCACCAGGGGTACGGCCTCGGCCGCCTCGGCGAGCTCGTCGCGGAGCGGGACCTGGTGGGCGAGAAGGCCCGCGAGGGCGTGTACCTGTACGAGTCCCTGGACCTGCTCTTCAGCAAGGTCCAGGAGGGCTACCGGCCGCGCCGCACGCACGGGGTGAGCGCCAAGGATTCCGAAGACGTCGGCCTCCGCTTCGAACCCCTCCACTCGAAGCTCTTCGAACCGGAGTCGATCCGCCTGATCGGCGCGGAGTCGGTCAAGGACCCCCGCCACGACGACGACTCGGACGAGCGCCCGCGCTACCTGGACACCCGGCTCCGCAACGCCACCCTGTACAAGGTCCTGCGGAAGCTGATGCTCACCCGGGGCAGGAAGGGCGAACGAGGCGGCTTCATCTCGTACGCGCAGCTCGGCATCAACCAGCTGGGCGCCGTGTACGAAGGGCTGATGTCGTACGCGGGCTTCATCGCCGGCGAAGAACTGTACGAGGTCGCGAAGAACGGCGACCCGAAGGACGGTTCCTGGCTGATCCCGTCCTCGAAGGCCGACGAGTACGCGGATTCCGTTTTCGTGTGCCGCCGGGACGAGGAGACGGGCGCCGATGTCCGGGTCCGGTACCGACCGGGCTCGTTCGTCTACCGTCTCTCGGGCCGCGACCGCCAGACCTCGGCCTCGTACTACACGCCGGAATCGCTGACGAAGGTCACGGTCCAGCTGGCGTTGCAGCACCGCCTGGACCAGGACGACACGGTCACGGAGGCCCGGGAACTCCTGGACTGGAAGATCTGCGAGCCGGCCCTCGGCTCGGGCGCGTTCCTGAACGAGGCCATCAACCAGGTCGCGGCGGAGTACCTGCGCCGCCGCCAGGAGGAGACCGGCCAGGCGATCGACACCGAGCAGCACCCGGTGGAGCTCCAGAAGGCCAAGGCGTACATCGCGCTGCACAACTCGTACGGCGTGGACCTCAACTCGACGGCGGTCGAACTGGCCGAGGTCTCGCTGTGGCTGAACACGATGCACCCGGGCATGGAGGCGCCGTGGTTCGGCCTCCACCTGCGGCGAGGCAACTCCCTGATCGGCGGCCGTCGCGAGATCTACGGTCCGGAACGCCTGAAGAAGGGCGGCTGGCTGGGCGCCACGCCGGAACGCTTCCCCCTCAAGGATGCGGGGTCGGGCCTGCCGTCCGGTTCGGTCCACCACTTCCTGCTCCCGGCGAAGGAGTGGGGCGCGGTCGCCGCCGAGAAGGAGGCAAAGGCCCTGGCCCCGGAGGAGGCGAAGGCGCTCGGCGCCTGGCGCAAGGCGATCACGAAGTCGCCGAGCGCGAAGCAGACGGCCCGGCTTCAAGGGCTTGCGCGTCGGGCGGAGTACCTGTGGCAGCTGGTGGTCCGCCGCCTGGAGATCTCCGAGCGGGACATCAGCCGCAAGATCGACGTCTGGGGCACGGAGCCGGAGTGGCTGCGGCAGCCGGTGGAGGCGGTCCAGAGAGAAGAGGTCCTGGCGGACCTTGAGGCGGTCGACACCCCGTACTGGCGGCTGAAGACGCTGATGGACGCGTGGTGCGCACTGTGGTTCTGGCCGGTCCAGGAGGCGTCGCTGCTGAATGGCACGAATCCTCGTTACCGGCAGGCGGCGGAGCTGGCCGAGCAGTCGGCCGCGTACGAGGTGGCCGTCTCGGGGGCGGAGGACGAGGACGAGAGCGCCAGTGTCCTGATGTCCTGGGAGGAGGAGGCCCTCCCCGGTTTCGGTACGGAAGCCAAGCAGCTGTCCTTGACCCAGGAGGCCGTGGCCAAGCGCCGGATGGGCCGCCGCAAGGAATCCATCGCTGATCGGCGCCGCGAGGTGATCCCGCTGGCGAACCTGGACGACTGGTTGGATTTCGCGGAGTCGCTGCTGGGGACGCAGGATGTGCCGGCGGAGTCGCTGATCGCGGAGTTCGAGTCGCTTACGGAGCTGACGCCGTATGAGGATGCGCTGCCGGACTTGATGGGGATGGATCGGTCTTATTGGCTGGAGTCCCGGTTCCCTTGGGCGGCCCGGTCGAAGGACATTGCCACCCAGCAGGGGTTCTTTCATTGGGAGTTGGAGTACGCGCAGGTCTTTAAGCGGGGTGGGTATGACCTGCAGGTGGGGAACCCTCCATGGGTACGTCCACGCTGGCAGGAAGATCTGGTTCTGGCGGAGTCAGAGCCTTGGTTCGTACTCGCGGAGAAGCCAGGAGCGGCTGAGTGGCGGCTGCGCAGGGACGAGGTGCTGAGCGCTGACAAGGGCAGCCGGGCCTCATTCCTTGATGAGTTGGCGGTTCATTCCGGGTTCGTTGCTGCTCTGGGCAGCCCAGCCGTGTATCCCATGCTCGTAGGAACCCAAGGCGATCTCTACCGGGCATTCATGGCGCAGGTGTGGCGGCACGCGACGCAACGCGGCAGCGCGGGGCTGATCCACCCGGACACACACTTCGGCGGCGTGCGAGAGGGCCTGATCCGGGGGGCCGCGTACCGGCATCTGCGGGTGCACGCCCACTTCGTCAACTCGGCCAACTGGGCCTTCGAAGACCTCGACCGCGCACAGGAATTCGCGATGCACATCTATGGGCGGTCTCGCGAGCCCGACTTCCTTCACCTCAGCGAACTGCGCGACGCGGAGGCCCTGCCCGCATCACTGGCCCATGACGGGCACGGCGAGGCGCCCGGCATCAAGCACAACGGCTCGTGGGACATCCGACCGCATCGCGAACGCGTAGTGCATGTGGACACGGATCTGCTGGCCAGTTGGCAGGCTCTGACGGGCTCAACCGGTCCAGCGGCGCAGACTCCCCTGCTGTACCCCGTCCTGCGCAGCGAGCAAGGGGCCATTGAGGCGCTGGCCGGGCATCACGGCACATTGGCCGACTACCAGCCGCTGATCACGAGTGGATACCACGAAGCCACCGCAAGGAAGGACGGGCTGATCCGCTGGGGCAACCAGGCTGTCCCGTCTCTCTCGGACGTCATCCTCCAGGGGCCACACTTCGCGGCAGCGCTTCCCTGCTCCAAGGAGCCAAGAATCCCCTGTCGGAGCAACAGGGACTGGGATCTGCTCGCTACGACGGAGCTGTCCGAGGACTACGTTCCGGTGACCAATTATGTGCGAGCCACGGACGAGACCACGTATCTCACGGCCCAGGACTCCTGGCGTGGAGCACCGTCCACCTCGCACTTCCGACTGGCCTGGCGGAGGATGATCCCCTTCAACACCAGCCGCAGCCTCCAGGCCGCCCTCATCCCGCCCGGCCCCGCCCATGTCCACGCCGTGCACTCGGCAGCCTTGGCGGACGGGCGTCTGACCGCCCTCAACGCGGGCTTCTGGGCGACACTGCCGCTCGACTACCTGCTCCGTATCACCGGCCGCTCGGACCTCCAGGTCGTCGAGGCCACCAAGATGCCGGCCCCCGACCCGAAGCACCCCCTAGCCGCCGCGCTCCTCCTCCGCACTCTCCGCATGAACGCCCTCACCATCCACTACGCCCCCCTCTGGGCGGAACTGTTCGACCTCCGCTGGGCGGGCTACGAAGACTGGGCCAATCCCCACTGGCCCCGGCTGAGCCCCCTCGCCGCCGACCTCAAGCCGACGTGGGAGTACGCCACCCCGCTCCGTACGGAGTACGAGCGCCGCGCCGCGCTCGTAGAGCTCGACGCCCTGGTCGCCGTCTGGCTCGGTATCGCTGCGGACCAACTCGTCGCGATCTTCAAGTCCCGCTACCCGCAGCTGTACAACTACGAGTCGGCGACCTACTTCGACGCCAACGGCCGTAAGATCGCGGGGGACTTCAATACCTACGGCCACGCCCAGACGAAGGAGGACTATCGCGCCCTCCTCGACCATCTGGCAAGCCCCGCCACCACCCCACCGCCCGAGGGGTACACCGCCCCCTTCTACAAGGCCGACCGCGAGACCGAGATGCGGGCCGCGCACGCGCACTTCTCCGCTCGGCTCGACGCGGAGATCGCTGCCGGCCGGTGGACACCACCTGTGAAGGCCGACGCGTAG
- a CDS encoding serine/threonine-protein kinase — protein sequence MNTTPLSPDDPAELGGFTLLGRIGHGGMGQVYLGESAAGEAVAVKVIKPTVVDSETRQRFAQEIEVLKTIWGPRVAAFVKADTESEQPWLATEYVEGPDLRRLLDTRGVLSPLAAASLGATLAEALAGVHSQGLLHRDLKPANILLGPNGPKIIDFGLAVFAESSASLTAPNMVMGTPACMSPEQANGEKPLTAPVDVYALGAVLLFMTTGHYPYQADHVQVLFSHIVNPDKAPDLSGAPEELVGLLSSMLRYAQHDRPTMDEVVTQCVAVIKAHGATVAQARRQLTSLTTVAYEPPEPSPVPAPALPPTDAEAFAEVSTLLAPNAVAVAPTVPLPQQSVTPARPPGYTPTVAVTTPDAEPTSEAAPQPAPAPPAGPRRSAASLRIAAQLRETYASTAPF from the coding sequence GTGAACACAACGCCGCTGAGCCCGGACGATCCGGCCGAGCTGGGCGGGTTCACGCTGCTGGGACGGATCGGCCATGGCGGCATGGGCCAGGTCTACCTCGGCGAGTCCGCTGCTGGTGAGGCCGTCGCGGTGAAGGTGATCAAACCTACGGTCGTCGATTCGGAGACCCGGCAGCGGTTCGCCCAGGAGATCGAGGTCCTCAAGACGATCTGGGGACCGCGCGTCGCCGCGTTCGTGAAGGCCGACACGGAGTCGGAGCAACCGTGGCTCGCGACCGAGTACGTGGAGGGTCCCGACCTGCGTCGGCTCCTCGACACCCGGGGTGTCCTGTCGCCTCTGGCGGCCGCTTCGCTCGGAGCGACCCTTGCCGAGGCGCTGGCCGGAGTCCACAGCCAAGGGCTGCTGCACAGGGACCTCAAGCCGGCGAACATCCTGCTCGGCCCCAACGGCCCCAAGATCATCGACTTCGGCCTCGCCGTCTTCGCCGAGTCCAGCGCCTCCCTCACCGCACCGAACATGGTGATGGGCACTCCTGCCTGCATGTCTCCGGAGCAGGCGAACGGGGAGAAGCCGCTGACGGCCCCGGTGGACGTGTACGCGCTCGGGGCAGTGCTGCTCTTCATGACCACGGGCCACTATCCGTATCAGGCCGATCACGTGCAGGTGCTGTTCAGTCACATCGTCAACCCCGACAAGGCCCCCGACCTGTCGGGGGCCCCCGAGGAACTGGTCGGTCTCCTGTCGTCCATGCTCCGGTACGCGCAGCACGACCGTCCGACGATGGACGAGGTGGTCACCCAGTGCGTGGCGGTCATCAAGGCGCACGGGGCGACCGTGGCCCAGGCCCGACGGCAGCTGACCTCCCTCACCACGGTCGCGTACGAACCGCCGGAGCCCTCCCCCGTACCGGCTCCCGCCCTGCCGCCCACGGATGCCGAGGCCTTCGCCGAGGTGTCGACTCTCCTGGCCCCGAACGCGGTGGCCGTGGCGCCGACCGTTCCACTGCCGCAGCAGTCCGTCACGCCCGCCCGCCCGCCGGGCTACACCCCGACGGTGGCGGTGACCACCCCGGACGCGGAGCCCACATCCGAGGCCGCGCCGCAGCCCGCGCCCGCGCCGCCTGCCGGCCCGCGCCGTTCCGCCGCCTCGCTCCGGATCGCGGCACAGTTGCGGGAGACGTACGCGTCGACAGCGCCGTTCTGA